The Allocatelliglobosispora scoriae genome contains a region encoding:
- the sucC gene encoding ADP-forming succinate--CoA ligase subunit beta has protein sequence MDLYEYQGRDVFEKHGLPVLGGGVAETPEEARAIAERLGGGVVVKAQVKVGGRGKAGGVKLAADADEAQARAADILGMDIKGHTVHRVMLAETANIAEEYYFSYLLDRANRTFLCIASVAGGMEIEQVAEEDPSKVAKIAIDASKGVDEAKAREIVTAAQFPAEIADQVVDIAVKLWATFKAEDATLVEVNPLAKTAEGRVLALDAKVTLDENAGFRHPDHEALEDKSAVDPLEQAAKAKDLNYVKLDGEVGIIGNGAGLVMSTLDVVAYAGEEFGGVKPANFLDIGGGASAEVMANGLEIVLSDPSVKSVFVNVFGGITACDAVANGIIQALELLSSRGENVSKPLVVRLDGNNAEAGRAILDQANNPLVERVDTMDGAAKRAAELAAAGV, from the coding sequence GTGGACCTGTACGAGTACCAGGGGCGCGACGTCTTTGAGAAGCACGGTCTGCCCGTGCTCGGTGGCGGCGTCGCGGAGACCCCGGAAGAGGCCCGCGCGATCGCCGAACGTCTCGGCGGCGGGGTCGTTGTCAAGGCTCAGGTGAAGGTCGGCGGCCGGGGCAAGGCCGGTGGCGTGAAGCTCGCCGCCGATGCCGATGAGGCGCAGGCGCGTGCTGCGGACATCCTCGGGATGGACATCAAGGGGCACACCGTGCACCGGGTGATGCTCGCCGAGACGGCGAACATCGCGGAGGAGTATTACTTCTCCTACCTGCTGGACCGGGCCAACCGGACCTTCCTCTGCATCGCCAGCGTCGCGGGCGGCATGGAGATCGAGCAGGTCGCCGAGGAGGACCCGTCGAAGGTCGCCAAGATCGCGATCGACGCCAGCAAGGGTGTCGACGAGGCGAAGGCGCGCGAGATCGTCACGGCCGCGCAGTTCCCGGCGGAGATCGCCGACCAGGTCGTGGACATCGCCGTGAAGCTGTGGGCGACGTTCAAGGCCGAGGACGCCACGCTCGTCGAGGTGAACCCGCTGGCGAAGACGGCCGAGGGCCGGGTGCTCGCGCTCGACGCGAAGGTCACGCTGGACGAGAACGCCGGCTTCCGGCACCCCGACCACGAGGCGCTCGAGGACAAGTCGGCGGTGGACCCGCTGGAGCAGGCCGCCAAGGCCAAGGACCTCAACTACGTCAAGCTCGACGGCGAGGTCGGCATCATCGGCAACGGCGCGGGCCTGGTCATGTCCACGCTGGACGTGGTGGCCTACGCGGGTGAGGAGTTCGGCGGCGTCAAGCCGGCCAACTTCCTCGACATCGGCGGCGGCGCGTCGGCCGAGGTGATGGCGAACGGTCTGGAGATCGTGCTGTCGGACCCGTCGGTGAAGAGCGTCTTCGTCAACGTCTTCGGTGGCATCACCGCCTGCGACGCGGTCGCCAACGGCATCATCCAGGCACTGGAGCTGCTCTCCTCGCGCGGCGAGAACGTGTCCAAGCCGCTCGTCGTCCGGCTGGACGGCAACAACGCCGAGGCCGGCCGGGCGATCCTGGACCAGGCCAACAACCCGCTCGTCGAGCGGGTCGACACGATGGACGGCGCCGCCAAGCGCGCCGCTGAGCTCGCTGCGGCAGGGGTGTAA
- a CDS encoding cobalamin B12-binding domain-containing protein, giving the protein MTERIRVVVAKPGLDGHDRGAKVVARALRDAGMEVIYTGLHQTPEQIVETAIQEDADAVGLSVLSGAHLTLFRRVSELLTERNATDIVVFGGGIIPDADLPELESLGVKRIFTPGATTQSIVDWVRANVRTAVA; this is encoded by the coding sequence ATGACCGAGCGGATCAGGGTCGTCGTCGCCAAACCAGGGCTCGACGGACACGACCGAGGCGCCAAGGTGGTGGCACGAGCGCTGCGCGACGCCGGCATGGAGGTCATCTACACCGGCTTGCACCAGACGCCGGAGCAGATCGTCGAGACCGCCATCCAGGAGGACGCCGACGCGGTCGGCCTCTCCGTCCTGTCCGGCGCACACCTCACTCTCTTCCGGCGAGTCTCCGAACTGCTCACCGAGCGCAACGCCACCGACATCGTCGTCTTCGGCGGCGGCATCATCCCCGACGCCGACCTCCCCGAACTCGAGTCCCTGGGCGTCAAAAGGATCTTCACCCCCGGCGCCACCACCCAGTCGATAGTCGACTGGGTACGGGCCAACGTAAGAACAGCAGTCGCCTAA
- a CDS encoding M23 family metallopeptidase, with protein sequence MTDAKDANSNALTGMEYSSTEGGQDADRTAAAEKASRAMDRSGGMSTSMTEAPDAWILPLQDYQFTSPFGRRWGKLHAGVDLAVPEGTPYYAVHGGKVILAKWFGGYGYCVIIDHGNGLQTVYGHSSKLIVKEGQEVKTGQLLALAGNTGHSFGSHVHLEIHVNGTPVDPIPWFKQHGVDIKLHVVGAY encoded by the coding sequence ATGACCGACGCCAAGGACGCGAACTCCAATGCTCTGACGGGCATGGAGTACTCCTCTACCGAGGGCGGGCAGGACGCCGATAGAACGGCGGCCGCCGAAAAGGCCAGCCGCGCGATGGACCGCAGCGGCGGCATGAGCACCTCGATGACCGAGGCTCCCGACGCGTGGATCCTCCCGCTGCAGGACTACCAGTTCACCTCGCCGTTCGGCCGCCGCTGGGGCAAGCTCCACGCCGGCGTCGACCTGGCCGTGCCCGAGGGCACTCCTTATTACGCGGTGCACGGTGGCAAGGTCATCCTCGCCAAGTGGTTCGGCGGCTACGGCTACTGCGTGATCATCGACCACGGCAACGGCCTCCAGACGGTCTACGGCCACTCCTCCAAGCTCATCGTCAAGGAGGGCCAGGAGGTCAAGACCGGCCAGCTGCTCGCACTCGCCGGCAACACCGGGCACTCCTTCGGCTCCCACGTGCACCTTGAGATCCACGTCAACGGGACGCCGGTCGACCCGATTCCGTGGTTCAAGCAACACGGAGTCGACATAAAACTTCACGTCGTCGGGGCCTACTGA
- a CDS encoding M23 family metallopeptidase, which translates to MTESKFSTTLKTAREQFAIGTTQVRESLAGRSKQVVGIVALAGIAGIGITAASVANPSSVTPEAVASTVGVTVDRQNAADRANRDSRADASKSPSAKATTPAPGTKSPAKAAAPATTKAAAPKPKYANPLPGAVITSCYGQRWGVLHAGIDFAADENTPIHAVVGGTVTSAGWAFSGYGISVVVDHGNGYFTHYAHMNKAAVKVGQKVAAGAVLGYEGSTGDSTGPHLHFEVHKGMWNQINPASWLAARGISTGC; encoded by the coding sequence GTGACGGAGAGTAAGTTCAGCACCACCCTGAAGACCGCTCGCGAGCAGTTCGCAATCGGAACCACTCAGGTTCGTGAGAGCCTCGCCGGTCGGAGCAAGCAGGTCGTCGGAATCGTGGCCCTCGCGGGCATCGCCGGAATCGGCATCACCGCGGCAAGCGTTGCCAACCCCTCGAGCGTCACCCCCGAAGCAGTCGCCTCGACCGTCGGCGTGACTGTCGACCGCCAGAACGCCGCAGATCGCGCGAACCGCGACTCGCGTGCGGACGCATCCAAGAGCCCTTCTGCCAAGGCCACCACCCCCGCGCCTGGCACGAAGTCCCCCGCCAAGGCCGCCGCCCCCGCGACGACCAAGGCCGCGGCCCCCAAGCCGAAATACGCCAACCCCCTGCCCGGTGCCGTGATCACCTCCTGCTACGGCCAGCGCTGGGGCGTCCTGCACGCCGGCATCGACTTCGCGGCTGACGAGAACACCCCGATCCACGCCGTCGTCGGCGGTACTGTTACCAGTGCGGGCTGGGCGTTCTCCGGCTACGGCATCTCGGTCGTGGTGGACCACGGCAACGGCTACTTCACGCACTACGCCCACATGAACAAGGCCGCCGTCAAGGTCGGCCAGAAGGTCGCCGCCGGTGCCGTCCTCGGCTACGAGGGCTCCACGGGCGACTCGACCGGCCCCCACCTGCACTTCGAGGTGCACAAGGGCATGTGGAACCAGATCAACCCGGCCAGCTGGCTCGCCGCCCGTGGCATCAGCACCGGCTGCTGA
- the mdh gene encoding malate dehydrogenase, with protein MGKKVTVVGAGFYGSTTAQRLAEYDVFETVVLTDIVEGKPEGLALDLNQSRAIEGFETKVVGVSTGPNGEGYEGIAGSDVVVITAGLPRKPGMSRMDLLGVNAKIVRGVAEQVAKHAPDAVIIVVSNPLDEMTALAQIASEFPKNRVLGQAGMLDTARFTNNVAETLAVPVGSVQTLTLGSHGDTMVPVPSRCTVNGKPLADLLPAEKIEELVVRTRNGGAEVVALLKTGSAYYAPSAAAARMAKAVAEDSGAIMPVCAWVDGEYGISGVYLGVEAEIGATGVRKVVETELTASELEGLKEAAEAVRAKQADVASL; from the coding sequence ATGGGCAAGAAGGTCACCGTCGTAGGCGCCGGTTTTTACGGCTCCACGACCGCACAGCGGCTCGCCGAGTACGACGTCTTCGAGACCGTGGTGCTCACCGACATCGTCGAGGGCAAGCCGGAGGGCCTCGCCCTCGACCTGAACCAATCGCGGGCGATCGAGGGTTTCGAGACCAAGGTCGTCGGCGTCTCCACCGGTCCGAACGGTGAGGGCTACGAGGGCATCGCGGGTTCGGACGTCGTCGTCATCACCGCAGGCCTGCCCCGCAAGCCGGGCATGAGCCGGATGGACCTCCTCGGCGTCAACGCCAAGATCGTCCGCGGCGTCGCCGAGCAGGTCGCCAAGCACGCTCCGGACGCCGTGATCATCGTCGTCTCCAACCCGCTCGACGAGATGACCGCGCTCGCGCAGATCGCCAGCGAGTTCCCGAAGAACCGGGTGCTCGGCCAGGCCGGCATGCTCGACACGGCCCGCTTCACCAACAACGTCGCCGAGACGCTCGCCGTGCCGGTGGGCAGCGTGCAGACCCTGACCCTGGGTTCGCACGGCGACACCATGGTGCCGGTCCCGTCGCGCTGCACGGTCAACGGCAAGCCGCTCGCCGACCTGCTTCCCGCCGAGAAGATCGAGGAGCTCGTCGTCCGCACCCGCAACGGCGGTGCCGAGGTCGTCGCGCTGCTGAAGACCGGTTCCGCCTACTACGCGCCGTCGGCCGCCGCCGCCCGCATGGCGAAGGCGGTCGCGGAGGACTCCGGCGCGATCATGCCGGTCTGCGCGTGGGTCGACGGTGAGTACGGCATCTCCGGCGTCTACCTGGGCGTCGAGGCCGAGATCGGTGCGACCGGCGTCCGCAAGGTCGTCGAGACCGAGCTGACCGCTTCGGAGCTGGAGGGCCTCAAGGAGGCTGCCGAGGCCGTCCGGGCCAAGCAGGCTGACGTGGCTTCGCTGTAA
- a CDS encoding uracil-DNA glycosylase: protein MALDLLELLPGAWLDAVKPYVDPDAVARLSSFVEGEYASSTVFPPKEDLFTALRYFEPAGTRVLILGQDPYFKPGQAHGLSFSVRPGVSVPPSLRNVYKELQDDLGVTPPSNGDLTPWAQQGVLLLNAVLTVRSGTPNSHAGKGWEEFTDGIIRAVNDSPYRVVFVLWGSYARKKAPLVTNSQHVVLEAGHPSPMNPRGFLGSKPFSKIEAALAEAGRGSITWS, encoded by the coding sequence ATGGCGTTGGATCTCCTTGAATTGCTGCCCGGGGCTTGGCTTGATGCGGTGAAGCCCTATGTCGACCCGGATGCGGTCGCCCGGCTCTCGTCCTTCGTTGAAGGCGAATATGCGTCGTCCACCGTCTTCCCGCCCAAGGAAGACCTGTTCACCGCGCTGCGCTACTTCGAGCCGGCGGGGACTCGAGTTCTCATCCTGGGGCAGGACCCCTACTTCAAGCCCGGTCAGGCTCATGGCTTGAGCTTCAGTGTGCGGCCCGGGGTGTCGGTGCCGCCCAGCCTGCGCAACGTCTACAAGGAGCTGCAGGACGACCTGGGGGTCACTCCGCCGTCGAACGGCGATCTGACTCCCTGGGCGCAGCAGGGTGTGCTGCTGCTCAACGCGGTGTTGACCGTGCGGTCGGGGACGCCGAACTCGCATGCGGGCAAGGGCTGGGAGGAGTTCACCGACGGGATCATCCGCGCGGTCAACGACTCGCCCTACCGGGTGGTCTTCGTGCTGTGGGGCTCCTACGCGCGGAAGAAGGCGCCGCTGGTGACCAACTCGCAGCACGTGGTGCTGGAGGCCGGTCACCCGAGCCCGATGAACCCGCGCGGCTTCCTCGGAAGCAAGCCGTTCAGCAAGATCGAGGCGGCGCTCGCCGAGGCCGGACGCGGCTCCATCACCTGGTCGTGA
- a CDS encoding biliverdin-producing heme oxygenase — MSTASADPFTPDVVAQIAHHMNSDHAADNVLIVRAFGGHPAATSAVMSGLDATGIEFEIDGGAIARVPFGTTLTARPQVRGEVTRLFHEAQAVLGIKPAFSVQLRDATADLHDKATRVPYLGELMRGKLDAVAYAEMVAQHWYAYRELEAIVVANPGDPIVQAFHLPPLTRLPKIEDDLASLLGPQWQDLITPNEATLRYTARIREVCTDWPGGFVAHHYTRYLGDLSGGQFIRKVVDRTIGAGTSFYDFSDLGDLAAFKEDYRHLLDATTWDDAERERIVVESRIAYELNIEVLEQLTTR, encoded by the coding sequence ATGAGCACAGCATCCGCCGATCCCTTCACCCCCGACGTCGTGGCGCAGATCGCACACCACATGAACAGCGACCACGCCGCAGACAACGTGCTCATCGTGCGGGCCTTCGGCGGTCACCCGGCCGCGACCAGCGCGGTCATGAGCGGGCTGGACGCGACGGGGATCGAGTTCGAGATCGACGGCGGCGCGATCGCCCGCGTGCCCTTCGGCACCACGCTCACCGCCCGCCCGCAGGTCCGGGGCGAGGTGACGCGGCTGTTCCACGAGGCGCAGGCGGTGCTCGGGATCAAGCCCGCCTTCTCCGTCCAGCTCCGCGACGCCACCGCCGACCTGCACGACAAGGCGACGCGGGTGCCTTACCTCGGTGAGCTGATGCGGGGGAAGCTCGACGCCGTGGCCTATGCGGAGATGGTCGCCCAGCACTGGTACGCCTACCGCGAGCTGGAGGCGATCGTCGTCGCCAACCCCGGCGACCCGATCGTGCAGGCCTTCCACCTGCCGCCGCTGACCCGGCTGCCGAAGATCGAGGACGACCTCGCCTCGCTGCTTGGTCCGCAGTGGCAGGACCTGATCACGCCGAACGAAGCGACCCTGCGTTACACCGCCCGCATCCGCGAGGTCTGCACCGACTGGCCGGGCGGCTTCGTCGCCCACCACTACACGCGTTACCTCGGGGACCTCTCCGGCGGGCAGTTCATCCGCAAGGTGGTGGACCGCACGATCGGCGCGGGCACGTCCTTCTATGACTTCAGCGACCTCGGCGACCTCGCGGCCTTCAAGGAGGATTACCGCCACCTGCTCGACGCCACCACGTGGGATGACGCCGAGCGGGAGCGGATCGTCGTCGAGTCGCGGATCGCCTACGAGCTCAACATCGAGGTGCTGGAGCAGCTCACGACCAGGTGA
- a CDS encoding NADP-dependent isocitrate dehydrogenase — MAKIKVNNPVVELDGDEMTRIIWKQIREQLILPYLDVELEYYDLGMEHRDATDDQVTIDAANAIKQHGVGVKCATITPDEARVEEFGLKKMWRSPNGTIRNILGGVIFREPIIMSNVPRLVPGWTKPIIVGRHAHGDQYKATDFVVPGPGKVTVTYTPSDGSEPVEFTIADFPGGGVAMGMYNYDDSIRDFARSSFSYGLQRNYPVYLSTKNTILKAYDGRFKDIFAEVFEAEFKADFDAKGLTYEHRLIDDMVAAALKWEGGYVWACKNYDGDVQSDIVAQGFGSLGLMTSVLMTPDGKTVEAEAAHGTVTRHYRQWQKGEKTSTNPIASIYAWTRGLAHRGKLDGTPDVTAFADTLERVIVETVEGGAMTKDLALLISRDAPWQSTDEFLATLTDNLSRELKA; from the coding sequence ATGGCGAAGATCAAGGTAAACAACCCGGTCGTCGAGCTCGACGGCGACGAGATGACCCGGATCATCTGGAAGCAGATCCGTGAGCAGCTGATTCTGCCCTACCTCGACGTCGAGCTGGAGTACTACGACCTCGGCATGGAGCACCGCGACGCCACCGACGACCAGGTGACGATCGACGCTGCCAATGCCATCAAGCAGCACGGCGTCGGCGTCAAGTGCGCCACGATCACTCCGGATGAGGCACGCGTCGAGGAGTTCGGCCTGAAGAAGATGTGGCGGTCGCCGAACGGCACCATCCGCAACATCCTCGGCGGCGTGATCTTCCGCGAGCCGATCATCATGAGCAACGTGCCGCGCCTGGTGCCGGGCTGGACCAAGCCGATCATCGTCGGCCGCCACGCCCACGGCGACCAGTACAAGGCGACCGACTTCGTCGTCCCCGGCCCGGGCAAGGTCACCGTCACCTACACCCCCTCCGACGGCAGTGAGCCGGTGGAGTTCACCATCGCCGACTTCCCCGGCGGCGGTGTCGCGATGGGCATGTACAACTACGACGACTCGATCCGCGACTTCGCGCGGTCGTCGTTCAGCTACGGTCTGCAGCGCAACTACCCGGTCTACCTCTCGACCAAGAACACGATCCTCAAGGCCTACGACGGTCGCTTCAAGGACATCTTCGCCGAGGTCTTCGAGGCCGAGTTCAAGGCCGACTTCGACGCCAAGGGCCTCACCTACGAGCACCGGCTCATCGACGACATGGTCGCCGCCGCGCTCAAGTGGGAGGGCGGCTACGTCTGGGCCTGCAAGAACTACGACGGCGACGTGCAGTCCGACATCGTCGCGCAGGGCTTCGGCTCGCTCGGCCTGATGACCTCGGTGCTGATGACCCCGGACGGCAAGACCGTCGAGGCCGAGGCGGCCCACGGCACGGTCACCCGGCACTACCGCCAGTGGCAGAAGGGCGAGAAGACGTCGACGAACCCGATCGCGTCGATCTACGCCTGGACCCGCGGCCTCGCCCACCGCGGCAAGCTCGACGGCACCCCCGACGTGACGGCCTTCGCCGACACGCTGGAGCGCGTGATCGTCGAGACCGTCGAGGGTGGAGCGATGACCAAGGACCTCGCGCTCCTCATCTCGCGGGACGCGCCGTGGCAGTCGACCGACGAGTTCCTCGCCACGCTGACCGACAACCTGTCGCGCGAACTCAAGGCGTAA
- a CDS encoding FAD-dependent oxidoreductase → MSDEVDVVIVGGGPTGLMLACELRLGGARPLLLERLDLPDEHPKANGLVGQVVRLTDHRGLYRQLAAGGPWWQRRSAPSPSPAFMFGGFRLDLRGLGDHPLSILPVPQQRLERVLADRARELGAEVRRGHEATGFTQDADGVTIKIQGPHDEYAVRAPYLVGCDGAHSRIRKLAGIGFPGETTQDHVSRNAHVVLPRSVLTRTGGLRAGGRLLRPYLFHRTPHGVFSFAPFRDGLHLVNTYEWGDAPVDDETPMSVAELAASLRRVLGDEIELRAPTTAGRHVLRRVTTRNSRVAEHYRAGRVFLAGDAAHVLTGFGGPGLNLALPDAVNLGWKLAAAARGTAPTGLLDSYHTERRPLAERVLAQLREQSSLLAPGAATDARRVAFTRRLTDPAFRRGLAETIAGADLPYDMGGMMGEVPLVGRLAPELPLVVAGRRTRLGVLLRRARPILLDLTGGPGLADAARELGDRGDHVVARCSRPAPAAMLIRPDGWVAWAGDGDGEGLRAALAAWCG, encoded by the coding sequence ATGAGCGATGAGGTCGACGTCGTCATCGTCGGGGGCGGCCCGACCGGTCTGATGCTCGCCTGCGAGCTGCGGCTCGGCGGCGCGCGCCCGCTGCTGCTGGAGCGTCTCGACCTCCCCGACGAGCACCCCAAGGCCAACGGCCTCGTCGGCCAGGTCGTGCGGCTCACCGATCACCGCGGCCTCTATCGGCAGCTCGCCGCAGGTGGACCCTGGTGGCAGCGGCGCAGCGCGCCGTCGCCCAGCCCGGCCTTCATGTTCGGCGGGTTCCGGCTCGACCTGCGCGGGCTCGGCGATCACCCGCTCAGCATCCTGCCGGTGCCGCAGCAGCGGCTCGAACGCGTCCTCGCCGACCGGGCCCGCGAGCTCGGCGCGGAGGTCCGGCGCGGGCATGAGGCCACCGGCTTCACCCAGGACGCCGACGGCGTCACGATCAAAATCCAAGGCCCCCACGATGAGTACGCCGTACGCGCCCCCTACCTGGTCGGCTGCGACGGGGCGCACAGCCGGATCCGCAAGCTCGCCGGGATCGGGTTCCCCGGTGAGACGACCCAGGACCACGTCTCCCGCAACGCTCACGTGGTGCTGCCCCGGTCGGTGCTGACCCGCACCGGCGGGCTGCGGGCGGGCGGGCGGCTGTTGCGGCCCTACCTGTTTCACCGCACGCCGCACGGCGTCTTCTCCTTCGCGCCGTTCCGCGACGGGTTGCACCTGGTCAACACATACGAGTGGGGTGACGCCCCGGTCGACGACGAGACACCGATGAGCGTCGCCGAACTCGCCGCCAGCCTGCGCCGGGTGCTCGGTGACGAGATCGAGCTGCGGGCGCCGACCACCGCCGGTCGGCATGTCCTGCGCCGGGTGACGACGCGCAACTCCCGGGTCGCCGAGCACTACCGGGCGGGCCGGGTCTTCCTCGCCGGGGACGCGGCGCACGTGCTCACCGGCTTCGGCGGTCCCGGGCTGAACCTCGCCCTGCCCGACGCGGTGAACCTGGGCTGGAAGCTCGCCGCCGCAGCGCGCGGCACCGCACCGACGGGACTGCTCGACAGTTACCACACCGAACGCCGACCGCTCGCCGAACGGGTCCTGGCACAGCTGCGGGAACAATCCTCGCTGCTCGCACCCGGTGCGGCCACCGACGCGCGGCGGGTCGCATTCACCCGGCGGCTCACGGATCCCGCCTTCCGCCGCGGTCTCGCCGAGACGATCGCCGGTGCGGATCTGCCCTATGACATGGGCGGGATGATGGGGGAGGTGCCGCTGGTCGGCCGGCTCGCACCCGAGTTGCCGCTGGTGGTGGCTGGTCGGCGTACCCGGCTGGGTGTTCTGCTGCGGCGAGCGCGACCGATCCTGCTGGACCTCACCGGCGGACCCGGTCTTGCCGACGCGGCCCGCGAGCTGGGCGACCGGGGTGACCACGTCGTGGCGCGGTGCTCGCGACCGGCACCGGCGGCGATGCTGATCCGGCCCGACGGGTGGGTCGCCTGGGCCGGCGACGGCGACGGCGAGGGGCTTCGCGCCGCCCTCGCCGCCTGGTGCGGCTAA
- the galT gene encoding galactose-1-phosphate uridylyltransferase, whose translation MKLQPGRLADGREITYFDESDDAVRNPLDRRELPPPPHPSELRFDPLTEEWVAIAGHRQSRTFLPPSSECPLCPSTEDRLTEIPADDYDVAIFENRFPSFATAADAGGFTVDETAYPVVRPGDGRCEVVCFTPDHDASFAALDEKRVRTVLSALAVRTAELSAMPGVEQVFCFENRGVEIGVTLHHPHGQIYAYPYVTPRTTQHLAAARRHRERTGRILYADVLAAERAAGIRVIESNEHWTSFVPAAARWPYEIHVAPHRQVPDVAALTEAERDACAPLWLSTLRRLDGLFGQPMPYIAAWHQAPVRIDRDLGYLHLQIFSIRRAPGKLKYLAGSESAMGAFVNDIAPEDSAAALRAAG comes from the coding sequence ATGAAGCTTCAACCGGGCAGGCTGGCCGATGGCCGGGAGATCACCTATTTCGACGAGTCAGACGACGCGGTCCGCAATCCGCTCGACCGGCGCGAGCTGCCACCGCCGCCGCACCCGTCCGAGCTGCGCTTCGACCCGCTCACGGAGGAGTGGGTGGCGATCGCCGGGCACCGGCAGTCGCGCACGTTCCTGCCGCCGAGCAGCGAGTGCCCGCTCTGCCCGTCCACCGAGGACCGGCTGACCGAGATCCCCGCCGACGACTACGACGTGGCGATCTTCGAGAACCGCTTCCCCTCCTTCGCCACCGCCGCCGATGCGGGCGGGTTCACCGTGGACGAGACCGCATACCCCGTGGTCCGGCCGGGTGACGGCCGCTGCGAGGTCGTCTGCTTCACACCGGACCACGACGCCTCCTTCGCCGCGCTCGACGAGAAGCGGGTCCGCACGGTGCTCTCCGCGCTCGCGGTGCGGACCGCCGAGCTCTCCGCCATGCCCGGGGTGGAGCAGGTCTTCTGCTTCGAAAATCGCGGCGTCGAGATCGGTGTGACGCTGCACCACCCGCACGGCCAGATCTACGCCTACCCCTATGTCACGCCCCGCACGACACAGCACCTGGCCGCCGCTCGCCGCCACCGCGAGCGCACCGGCCGCATCCTCTACGCCGACGTGCTCGCCGCCGAGCGGGCGGCCGGCATCCGGGTGATCGAGAGCAACGAGCACTGGACGTCGTTCGTGCCGGCGGCCGCCCGCTGGCCCTACGAGATCCACGTGGCACCGCACCGGCAGGTCCCCGACGTCGCGGCGCTGACCGAGGCCGAGCGCGACGCCTGCGCGCCCCTGTGGCTCTCCACGCTGCGGCGGCTCGACGGACTCTTCGGCCAGCCCATGCCCTATATCGCCGCGTGGCACCAGGCCCCGGTGCGCATCGATCGCGACCTGGGCTACCTGCACCTGCAGATCTTCAGCATCCGGCGGGCACCGGGCAAGCTCAAATACCTGGCCGGCTCCGAGTCGGCGATGGGCGCCTTCGTCAACGACATCGCCCCCGAGGACTCCGCAGCCGCGCTGCGCGCCGCGGGTTAG
- a CDS encoding DeoR/GlpR family DNA-binding transcription regulator has product MLAQQRQAAILDRITATGGVRVADLVAEFDVSDMTIRRDLEVLADRGVIHKVHGGATAVLPGAADEPGYAAKTELQTQEKIAITLRAAEFVRPGTAIALSAGTTTARLAHRLTDVPGLTVVTNSIPVADVFYRAGRSDQTVVLTGGVRTPSDALVGPVAVAAIRSLHVDVLFLGVHGMTEGAGFTTPNLMEAETDRALVGAAERLIVLADHTKWGTVGLSSIAELTDADVLVTDDALEGEARAALAESVGELVIAQMRVT; this is encoded by the coding sequence ATGTTGGCACAGCAGAGGCAGGCCGCGATTCTCGATCGCATCACGGCGACCGGCGGCGTCCGCGTCGCGGACCTCGTCGCGGAGTTCGACGTGTCCGACATGACGATCCGTCGCGACCTGGAGGTGCTCGCCGATCGCGGCGTCATCCACAAGGTGCACGGCGGCGCGACCGCGGTCCTGCCCGGAGCGGCCGACGAGCCCGGCTACGCGGCGAAGACCGAGCTGCAGACCCAGGAGAAGATCGCCATCACGCTGCGGGCCGCCGAGTTCGTGCGGCCGGGCACGGCGATCGCACTCTCCGCGGGCACGACGACGGCTCGTCTCGCGCACCGGCTGACCGATGTGCCCGGGCTCACCGTGGTGACCAACTCGATCCCGGTCGCCGACGTCTTCTATCGAGCCGGGCGCTCCGACCAGACGGTGGTGCTGACCGGCGGCGTCCGCACGCCCTCCGACGCGCTCGTCGGCCCGGTGGCGGTGGCCGCGATCCGCTCGCTCCACGTCGACGTGCTCTTCCTCGGCGTCCACGGAATGACCGAGGGCGCCGGGTTCACCACGCCCAACCTGATGGAAGCCGAGACGGACCGGGCGCTCGTCGGCGCGGCCGAACGCCTGATCGTGCTCGCCGACCACACCAAGTGGGGCACCGTCGGCCTCTCCTCGATCGCGGAGCTGACCGACGCGGATGTGCTGGTGACCGATGACGCGCTGGAGGGCGAGGCCAGAGCTGCCCTCGCCGAGAGTGTCGGCGAACTTGTGATCGCGCAGATGAGGGTGACATGA
- a CDS encoding Beta-galactosidase C-terminal domain, whose amino-acid sequence MAGPTAPLASGRCFGGDDNPEQWPEHVWAVPETGPRRSGVDRVVRRSADGIDHLFLLNHRDDPAVVDASSVDLLTGAAFTGTLAGGGVAVIRLTVEER is encoded by the coding sequence ATGGCAGGACCGACCGCCCCGCTCGCCTCGGGCCGCTGCTTCGGCGGCGATGACAACCCCGAGCAGTGGCCGGAGCACGTCTGGGCCGTGCCGGAGACCGGCCCCCGTCGATCGGGGGTCGACCGTGTCGTCCGTCGATCTGCCGACGGCATCGACCATCTCTTCCTGTTGAATCATCGTGACGACCCGGCGGTGGTCGACGCGAGCAGCGTCGACCTGCTCACCGGCGCGGCGTTCACCGGCACCCTCGCGGGCGGCGGGGTCGCGGTCATCCGGCTCACGGTGGAGGAGAGATAG